The window TGATCTAACTCTGTGCCTTCCCACATCATCCGCTTAAACAAGACCAACGCCTCATACTGCCTCTCAACCTGGGTATAGCCAACCATCAGACTAGTCCAAGACACAGCATTCCTCTCCACCATGCGATCTAAAAGAAGAGCTGAGGTATCCAAGCACCCACATTTAGCATACATATTAACAAGCTCTGTATCAGAGAAGACATCAGATACGAACCCAATTCTTATCATGTACGAATGAATCTGTTTGCCAAGCTCGAACTCTAAGTCATTCGAGCATGTACGCAACAAGTTGGCAAAAACTGTCATATCCGGGTCAAGTCCTTCAATTTTCATTTTAGAGAAAAGTTGAATGGCTTCTTGAAGATACCCACTGCGAGCAAAACCACATATCATAATGCTCCAACTACTCAACATCCTACTAGACATTTCCTTGAAAACTTTACAAGCATCATCAAGACCTGAACAGTCAAAGTACATCTTAAGGAGGCAATCAGCAAGGGAAGCATCCAGGTTTCTATTTCTGATCCTCTTCAGCATGTGACGGTGGAAGAACCGTCCATCATCCAGGGATTTCCAGGTGCCGCAAGCTGTAAAGAGTGATTGGTAAACATGGGGCTTTATGCAGATGCCTGAGGAGTCCATGAAACCAAGGAACTCCCGTGCTTCATGAAATCTGCCCTGGTTGGTAAGGGAAAGAATGTGGAGGCTCTCAAGGAGGCCATTCTCCTGTTGGGCTTGGAAAGAGGGAGAAGGGGCGAGGGAGGAACGCAATGACACCCATGAAGGGATTTTGGTGAAGGAAGAAGGGATTTTATGGGTTTGGATGTTGTGGCTTATGAAGTGGTCAGACTCTTTGTGCATGACATTCTCCACAGAAAGTTCGGTCCAAGAAGATGCAGTTTGCTTCATGTCCGCTTCTGTCACAACTAGATCTGAAGAAACTGCCTTAATCTTTACTTGGTTTCTCTCTTTTTCCTTGTCAACTAGAGAAGTTATCTGAGCTTTTAGCTTTGTATCCTGGCTCCATAATTCACAAACCTGTAATagaataagtttgtaagtcttGCAGAAGTTATTTAAATATTAGCATATAACACATTGCACACTTGCACACACAAAAGTACTTGTTTATTTTTGCATACTGTCCAGATAAAGATCATTATTTGCAATGGATCAGAATGcttgtttattttattttgaggaGTCTGTTCATAACAAGGTTTAAAATTGTAACACCTCTGATTTAGCTCACATAGTCACATTGGAAGTGAACTAAAACTTTGATTAGCTAATAAGGATATGATATGTGGCTTATAAGAGCCTGATAAGTGTACTACTATTGacttcagcttaaacattttgagcCAGTGGTTTTGATTCAACGAAGTTAATAGGTCAACTATCTTGTCAGGGCAGGTAATAACAATTGACATCAAACTTAGTTTAGTATTGGGACATGGTGAGAAGTTCGAGTAGGAAAAGGCTACCCGTGAACGGGACCGGAAGATATGTCGGAACCACCATTGGGTTATGCCTCACATGCACCATGTTAGGATTTGATCTAGGTTATATTAGACCGTGTCGAGGACGTTAAGCCCTTAAGTGGTGGGGGAGATTATAACACTCCCgatttagtctcacatcggaagtaGACTAAGACTTTGACTGGCATATATAGGTTTGATGGGTGTAGTACTGTTAACTTCAGCCTAAACATTTTGGGCCAGTGATTTAAGTTTAACAAAGTCAATAGGCCAGTTATTCCATCGAACTCAATCATGATAGAaacatctaaactcagtttggtGCCCCTTGAATATGAATGGCCAAGTCAACTGAGTTGACTTGGACGAGTCAACACTTTTGTTCTAAGAGCTCCAACAacagaataaaagaaaagaaaattgttgcatatcatgtatgtcatgtaaTTGATTCTTTGCtatcaaacaacaacaacaagctgtCCATCCCAAATAATCCATCAGCTATCCATATTATATATTCTGAGAATAacaaaaactgcgcttaaatctaGAAGTTCAAACTCTGATGTGCCATACCAAGTACACCAAAATTCCCCATTATTAATAAcaatgaaaagatatagtaccagCAAGTTACTTTACATTAACCTGGATGCCCAACAGTTTAAATCATCCTTTAACCAAACAAAAGACAGTATGGGACTATGAAACATCAAACAAAAGGCAAAATAacaaaagaatgaaacaaaaaaagacaaaggcaaatATAAgatgaagaaaagaaggaaaaaggaagGAGAACTATAAGATACTGACACATCTCTTACTCAAAAATGTTCCCTCGTGTCTCATTCCCCAAgtgctcttttcttttatttttcttttttaactcttgaaaaataGAAAGCAATGATGTGTAGAGGCAAAAAGGCAGAACAGAACTTTCCATCTTGCTGTTCCTTTGATTCTTTTAATTTCAATTGCTGTATTCCTCATATTTGGTTGTGTCTTTGTGACTTATAAAAAAATCACAGCTATTGACTTGGTGACCTTCAATAAAGCTTGGGCTGACTCAGCCGAGTTAACAAATGGCACAGAAAACAGACATGGTCAGGCTCTTTGCCAAAGAACCAGGGTCTGAAGGCCTTTTTGACTTGGTTGTTCCTTTAAACCTGTGGCTCAGCCAAGTTCCAACATTGCTTACTAATCTAATGATAAAATCAAGTGATGGGTCAGAATTGGCTACAAGAAATAGCTCTAGTACAAACCAACACTATGCGAAGAAGCACAGCAAGGTTAAGTGGCTCAATTGACAAAATCGTAAAGGTCTTCATATTTTTTTGTTCAAAAGAATCGTACATGCTGAAATGATTCAACTGACCATATAAAATCTCAATCAACTTAACCCGTAGAATATAGAAAATgaatattaatatatatgtaaGACGATCAGTTATTACTCCATTTCTAAATTAATCAATCTTTTGTAGCAAAAAATAATTAGTGATTAATCATGGACCAACAATTTCGTACTTCCACCAACCATTATATAACCTATTAACACAGTTTTGTTCAAATATAACCGTCATAGATACTATCACAGCAATGTAGATCAAGGTCCAAATCAAGGGGCTTTCCTTCATATGTATCCCTGCACAAGTTGAAAACTTTTGCCCATTAGGAAGTTCATATATATCTCTTTTGTAACTTAGTTTATCAGATACCTTTAGAAATCAATCAATATACCCATTTCTGGTGTGCATCAAGATAAGAATGTACAAATGGAAGTTTCCAGATAAAGATCTAAAAGGTGTGTATCATGTAAATCTTTTTATTTTGAGAGAAATACATTAAAAATCGCTACAAATTTATAGAGTTTGTTAGAAGCACATATGCAGCTTTTCTTAAGATTTAAGGCTTGCCTGAGTATTTATGTTGCTTGGATCAACTCCAtaattctcaagcacataagtagCTATACCTTCAACCCCACGAAGTAACCCAATAAGCAAGTGCTCCAATCCTATATAGTTATGACCTGAAAATTCAACAAATTATAGTTCAACTCCCACCTCCATCCCACTAAAAAATGTGCCAACAAACAAAAGTTCATGTGGTTGTCCTTGTTGATTGTGTATGCATGTTGTCTTGTTATAGACATGTTGATGAAAAGATTTGGAAACCAAATATCCAAAAAGCTAAGAGAGTTGCTACACATGCTGTCTGGACAAGCATAACAATAGATATCGCAATCATAGCTTGTAGTGTTGGTCAATTCCACTACACTCAATCTATATCAATATCGTCAAAGACCGATCATATTTTAGCTAAGTCCTCGGCCTTATACCCGACAAATTACTTTAAAATTACAAGAACTGATAAAGATCAATTAAAATTAGTCGATTTTGACCAATTCTAGTTGACTTGACAGActcaaaagaagagaaaaggaagGACAGGCAGGAGGGAATGGGCAAGAGGAAAGTCTAGAGGGAGAAAAGTCAAAAAAGAAACTGAAACATAAGAGATGCTGCTACCATTATGTTTGTTAGTCATTTAAACTCTTGCATTTGCCATTTATCATCATTCACCATCCACTACCACATTAGATATAGAGGCAGGGGGAGACTAGAGACAACTTTTAACCTCTTGTGGAAATAGGAATATCATCACAAAGCAGGGAGATGTCATCAGATTTGGAACTGATGTCAAATTTATGAGCACTCCTTACACTTTAATGGCTTTGTGTTTggtaatatttaatttattttttgtattgagAATAGATGAGAGACTCTCGTTAAAGGCGACTGCTTAAGCGCTTATTCGGTAAATAAGATGCAGGATGCCTAAGTTATTCATCAGGAACATCAGATATAGACAATTAAAACCATATATAACATATGTgtagaaaaaataaatacatatgtGAAAATATTGAACATAACAATGCACACAACATATATTATTAGTGGCAGTTAAGGTACATCCAAATGCTAATAATAACAACTTTCAAGACATGTATGCTTAAGTTAACTCCAAAATCAATAATATCACATATAGAAATGTGGGTTCAAGGGGACTACTCTTCCCCTTGACTGGTAGTGAGTGCAAGCGAGAATCACAATGATGCTAAATATATGTACACTCACTAACACAAAAACACAAGTGATAGACTATATCAATAAGATAATTGCACCTCAAGAATTACAAGAAGTGAAAATTTAAGAAATGTGATAAAAACAAGAATCGAAGGTAAGAAAATAGGAAACCAGAAATTGCCATATGGGTCAACTAATAGCAAATGGAAGATCAGAAACTAGTACTAAATAATAGCACTTGAAATCAACAAATAAGATACAAAGAAGTTACAGTTGAAAAAGTCCGATCTACAATAAAAGCTCCATTCCTAGGAAGTTCAGTAGAAAATACCAAGTTGACGAGCTTCCTTCAACGAAAGTTCTAAGACATGCTTTGCTTGCGGTGAAAATGGCATATCGGCTACAAATTTCCTTCCCCCTCGAATAACCTTTTGAACATGTGCATCTTTAGGATTGTTTCTCACTGATTTTAAATCATTTACAGTGACATCAGTGCCTTCACCAATAAGAGCATCCAATATTTGTTCTGTCCCAACATATTTATGGCCTAGCCGTCTTGCTTCTTCTTGGGCAAGGATGATAACCTTGATTGCCTTCTCTGTGAAGAGGTCAAGCATGGCTGCAGTAACTCCCTGCCTAGCTTTTCCCAGTTGGTTATAGACATACCCTGAGACCACACAATGAAGACCACACACAGATCTtgataaaaatttcaaattatcCGTTATTTGCAAGCCCATAAAGCCTCTCAAACTTGGAAAATATGGTTGCAGATGGCACATCTTATTGCAAGGCCTTCTAGCCTTCCCAGATCTCTGAAGCTGCCATTGGCTCCTACAAGCACCTACAACGGGAAGGGTGGTGGGCTGAACCGAAGCACTGGCCATTCTTTTTAACGATCAGGAACAGCTATATTAATGAATACTCATGATACCTGCATGAAAGAGATCGTTAACCACATAGAAATCATCATGATAAAAGGGTTACAGTGCTTACAGACATAAGGCGGCAGACAGTTGTTTCATAAAAAGAAATCACTTGAATGTTTCAACATGTTTAAAATGGTAAATGTACAGAAGCTTCCTAAATCACCAAAGAAATATCTCAAATCAAGAACATCAGGCCCTCAATTTTTCCCCTACGAAGTTTAAGGAGCTAGATGACACTCATGCATCAAAGCAAATACCATGGTCCTATGTCTGTTGTCCAATTGGTTGATAAATGCAATCAAAATACAGCAACTTAGCTCAGTCTCAGCAGATCAAATAAATGTTCCCAATCCTAACTGAGCAATTAATCTCTCCAAACCAAGATGAATTGCGTTCAAATCAATCAGAGAAACTGTCATGTAGAAAATTCATCAGAACAGTCAGTCACCAACTCGATTCTCACCAGCACTACATGCTTGCGAAGGAACGGAGCAACAGAGAACGAGCAAAATAATAGTGGAATTGGGCGAGCAGAGGAATAAGTACCTCCAATCTGGTGAAGTTGGATTTGAACTCGGACGGCAGGCCCCTGGGACTTGCAAACAAGAAGGCTAGGGCAGCGACAGATACTGCGTACGGCAGTTATGTGAAGGAAGAGGACGAgggggcggcagcggcagcggcgttgGCGTCGGAATGATCGAATGAAGGCAAGCCCTACTCGCCGTTGCATTTGACGGCATCACAGAGTAAAGCATattgtttaatttaattttacATAAGACattatctttttaaaaaaaattatctttttaagacAATTATCTAAATTCTAAAACTGATATCCCAAAATATTTCAAATAAGGAATATGAATtttctaataatttatatttttaaaggatgttatataaattataaatttatttagaattttaagttataatattataaattattatttaaaaataaaatataattagataataaaatatatgaAGGATTAATTGTGAGACACAAACTATTCTTTGTTGAGATGTAATAACTTGTATTTCTCCTTTAAAAGAAGATAAAATATGGGCCTTATATACAAAAAGTGAGATAGGAGATGTGATTGATTaataaggcatattttggaccAAAGATACGTGACATCCGATGCCACACACCAGGTCAAAATCCGTACAAAGGCGTTGTTCGACCCATGTACCACCACGCCAGCTCGAGAATCAGTAAGGGGAACACCCCCACATGCCAAGTCAGAATCTGTACCGAGACGCTGTTTGACATGTCCCATCCCGGGAACCTGAGGCAGCATCGTCTGACGCTGCTCCACGCGTCCCGAGACGGTGACCGGTCAGAAGTGTCGTGAGTTAAGACGAACCAGTGTGCaaccgaccctcgtacaatagtataaaagcccatGACTGGCATCCGCCCTAGGgagaggtaaaaaaaaaaattaattcaacccacaactgacttgctcgtcggaggggccaaagtcgggaatcacccgacgaagatCATTTTTGTCGGAAAACAGCCACCTACGACCCACGAGCGTCCCAACCTTGGAAGTCGCCGACCGATGTCCCCAAGGTGAGCCATCAACCGGTACCCGGACCGAGAGACACCGATCAAGACCCCGTCGCGAGGGTCCGGTCGATCTCAGCATCCAGCTCGGCAAACAAAAGACTCCTGACATCAACCCGTGGATCAGGctgtgctgactcaccagccacgacaTGTTTGTTCTCACCAACGATCATCATGATATAGTATGCACCGAGGAGGATCTTGGGATCTTTTAGTAAAATGGACAAATGAGAGGAAATTAGTCTTTACATAAATGTCGGAAACGTTCATGTTCTTCATCATATAGTGAACAGCATTAACTTCAATAAGGATGGAAAGTGTACTAGCAAGACGGCTTCCCCAACTCCGACGGCAGATAGGTGCATGGACCGTGAAACAAATTCATAGCTACCGTAGGGTAAGAAGATATGATTGTGGGTGCTCGAatctaattaaaaatttaaattgaaTCAAAATTAAATAGTATAAATTAATTTGGCCCGAATCGATCCATcattaattaatttgattttgAAGACTATAAATTATTCTGACTCTACGGAGTATTCTTCTTTCGTCTATAAATCGGTTTGAATCGTATTATCCCAATTTCGTCTATAAACCCTTAATCAATTTAATTTGATTAATCTAATCGATCTAAATGATATTATCCCAATTTCAATATCATGATTTCACAAATGGCATGAGCCCAATTGTACAAATATTATCGTGTCCACCCAATTGACTAAAGACTTCGATTTGATTCAATTAAATTAAATCAgtttatcaaaattttatattatatatattaatcgATTAACTGTATTAGATCAATCAGTTTTTAATTAGTTCAATTAGGTGGATCTGAAAATGGTTTCAGTTCAACATATTTTATcgaatcaaaaaattaatttgattcaatttttttataaaatcgaaTTGACTAAAGACTTCGATTCAACTCAAATTGGTTTGAACACCCACATGAAtgcatcataaaataaaaatttaagataaaatctTACCTTATCTTTGCTTCAAGTGCtacgctcctctctctctctctctctagaaacATAAAGAGGAGAATCAGTTAAATAACAATCATTAAAGATTTTGATTGAGGATTGTTTGTCAACATCATCGCTTTCCATAAGCAATACTCCAAGATGCGACTCTTTAAAAAGTTCTAATTGAAGAATGTTTCAAAATAAAAAGGCATCATGACACGAGAAGAAAACATCAGAAAACGAATCAGAATCCAGTTTGCACCGGAAACAATGATCAACTTAACACTAAATGATTTTTGAAAGCTAAAAGAAAATACCAAAAAGAACTTGCGGATGAAGAGTTTGACTTTAGATACCAATcttattgttgggtccagcccatatgtgggcttggataaattgggcctattgagcccaaatcactaattaagatgaagtaaggcaaattagggCATGCAGGAAAAATGCAGAGCAGGGTGCAGCGTGCAGGGTGCAGCgtacgtgcacagtgaacagcAACGACgtgcagagagaaaagaggagagagaaatagagagagaaagtaaggtttctgagttttctgcttgacgatcggtggccaaacgttgtcagtttcggcccaaattttatgtggagaatccttgcagcaaactctacaatcctaacggtgttgatctgcggtttaccctctctaaggtactttcctgcgatatccactctgtgagacctagaaatctctttggaggagattcacctatgtgatgaagatatgatattcttgagccaagatctatgttcttgatgttattctgatcctctagtta of the Musa acuminata AAA Group cultivar baxijiao chromosome BXJ3-2, Cavendish_Baxijiao_AAA, whole genome shotgun sequence genome contains:
- the LOC135632147 gene encoding pentatricopeptide repeat-containing protein At5g13270, chloroplastic-like, which produces MASASVQPTTLPVVGACRSQWQLQRSGKARRPCNKMCHLQPYFPSLRGFMGLQITDNLKFLSRSVCGLHCVVSGYVYNQLGKARQGVTAAMLDLFTEKAIKVIILAQEEARRLGHKYVGTEQILDALIGEGTDVTVNDLKSVRNNPKDAHVQKVIRGGRKFVADMPFSPQAKHVLELSLKEARQLGHNYIGLEHLLIGLLRGVEGIATYVLENYGVDPSNINTQVCELWSQDTKLKAQITSLVDKEKERNQVKIKAVSSDLVVTEADMKQTASSWTELSVENVMHKESDHFISHNIQTHKIPSSFTKIPSWVSLRSSLAPSPSFQAQQENGLLESLHILSLTNQGRFHEAREFLGFMDSSGICIKPHVYQSLFTACGTWKSLDDGRFFHRHMLKRIRNRNLDASLADCLLKMYFDCSGLDDACKVFKEMSSRMLSSWSIMICGFARSGYLQEAIQLFSKMKIEGLDPDMTVFANLLRTCSNDLEFELGKQIHSYMIRIGFVSDVFSDTELVNMYAKCGCLDTSALLLDRMVERNAVSWTSLMVGYTQVERQYEALVLFKRMMWEGTELDQFVFSIILKACSEMENWEAGRQVHGCIIKLGMDSDVSAGTPIVNFYVKCGNIFEAQNAFDRICQPNEVSWSAIIAGYSQVGRYEECFRMFRYLRSRKMTRNSFIYSSLFQASSALTDSSSGSQLHADAIKRGLVSNLVGDSALVTMYARCGNLDYARRAFELIAEPDTVAWTAIIAGCSYHGQALEALDLFNKMLSCQVKPNSITFTGILNACSHTGLVSLAREYLDSMYRVYGVEATSDHFNCMIDVYCRAGYLERAYELIRSGSFQPDALSWKMLLSGCTTYQNVDLGKVAGENLLSMDPNDAAAYILIFNMYAAGGRWVEAASVRRMMNGRRIKKEVSCSWITVKGSVHRFIVGDKHHPLTKQIYCKLDELDRQIMVSESNVTTDRNSNVLHKERMEQLLDHSERLAIAFGLISVPTCCPILVFKNLRVCNECHSFTKMVSKVTGREIIVRDSSRFHHFKNGRCSCNDFW